A window of Fundidesulfovibrio magnetotacticus genomic DNA:
GACCGCCGACCCCTCCATGATCGAGATGTTCCGCCCCTTCGGCCTGAAGATGGAGGAGCAGGGCATCCCGCCCATCGTCATCAACGTCTTCAAGTGCTATTACGCGCGCCTGCTCTACGGCGCGCAGGGAAAGCTTTCCGAGGAGGAGCTGCTGCCGCTCTCCGAGCGCGACGTGCCCCACTACGAAGATCTGGCCTCCTACACCGACGTGGGCAGACAGGCCATGGCCCACGCGGTGGTCATCAAGCTCAACGGCGGCCTGGGCACCTCCATGGGCCTGGAGAAGGCCAAGAGCCTGATCACCGTGAAGGACAACATGACCTTCCTGGACCTGATCCTGGGCCAGATGAAGGTGCTGCGCGAGCGCTACGGCAAGCCGCTGCCCCTCCTGTTCATGAACAGCTTCAAGACGCACCTGGACACCATGCTCAAGGTGCAGGGCTTCGACAACGGCACAACGGGCCTGCCCATGGCCTTCCTGCAGCACCGCTACCCCAAGATTCTCCATAAGGACCTGGCCCCCGCCACCTGGCCCGGCAACCCCGAGCTGGAGTGGAACCCGCCCGGCCACGGCGACCTCTACACCGCGCTGATCACCTCCAAGGTGCTGCGCAAGCTTCTGGACCGGGGCTTCCACTACGCCTTCATCTCCAACTCGGACAACCTGGGCGCGGTGATGGACGAGCGCCTGCTGGGCTACATGGCCCGCGAGGGCGCGCCCTTCCTGATGGAGGTGGCCGGACGCACCACCTCGGACCGCAAGGGCGGACACCTGGCGCGCCTGCGCAACAGCGGCCGCCTGGCCCTGCGCGAGATCGCCCAGTGCCTGGAGCGCGACGTGGACGCCTTCCAGGACATCGAGAAGCACCGCTTCTTCAACACCAACTCCATCTGGATCGACCTGCGCGCCATGGAAAAGGTCTTCGTGGCCAACGGCATGATGCCCCTGGACCTGATCCTCAACCCCAAGACCCTGGACCCGCGCGACCACAAATCCCCCGCCGTCATCCAGATCGAGACGGCCATGGGCTCGGCCGTGTCGGCCTTCGAGTCCGCCCTGGCGGTGAAGGTGCCGCGCACGCGCTTCGCCCCGGTGAAGACCACCTCGGACCTGCTGGTGGTGATGAGCGACTGCTACCAGGTGAGCCCGGACAAGACCGTGGTCCCCTCCCCGGCCGTAACCGGGCACATGCCCGTGGTGCACCTGGACGCGCGCCACTACAAGAAAATCGACGACTTCACCGCGCGCTTCCCCCACGGCGCGCCCTCGCTCACGGCGTGCGAGCGCCTGGACGTGAAGGGCGACGTGCTCTTCCAGGCCGGGGTGAGGATTTCGGGCAAGACGCACGTGGTGAACGCGTCCGAGGCGCAGGCCGTGGTGGCCGAAGGAACGGCGCTCTCGGGCGAGGTGGGGCTCTAGGCCGTGCGCGTGCTCCTGGTGGAGGACGACCCCCAGGCCGCGTCGTACCTGCTCAAGGGCCTCAAGGAGCAGGGCCTCACGGCCGAGCACGCCGCCGACGGGCGCGAGGGGCTCTACAAGGCCACGGCGGGCGGCTTCGACATCATCATCCTGGACCGTATGCTCCCGGGCATGGACGGCCTCTCCATCCTCAAGGCCGTGCGCGCCGCCGGGGACACCACCCCCGTGCTGGTGCTCTCGGCCCTCTCCGACGTGGACGCCCGCGTGGAGGGCCTGCGCGCCGGCGGGGACGACTACCTCACCAAGCCCTTCGCCTTCGCGGAACTGATGGCCCGCGTGGAGGCCCTGGCGCGCCGGGGCCGCGCGGAAAAGCCCCTCACGGTGCTGCGCGTGGACGGCCTGGAGCTGGACCTGACCGCGCGCACCGTGAAGCGCGAGGGCAGACCCATCGACCTCAAGCCCAAGGAGTTCGCGCTGCTCGAATACTTCATGCGCCACGCCGGGCAGGTGGTCACGCGGACCATGCTCCTGGAACGCGTCTGGGACTACGCCTTCGACCCCCAGACCAACGTCATCGACGTCCACGTCTCGCGCCTGCGCGGCAAGATCGACAAGGACTTCGAGAAGCCCCTGCTGCACACCGTGCGCGGCGCGGGATACATGCTGCGTGATCCGGCCGAAACTCCTTAAGACCTTCAGCTTCCGGCTGGCGCTGTGGTACGTGGCCCTTTTCGCGGGCTCGGCCACGGTGGTCTTCGCCTTCATCTGGTGGGCCGCCGTGACCTTCATGGTGGGCCAGACGGACGACAGCATCGAGTCGGAAATCTGGAACCTGGCCGAGCAGTACGACGAGCGCGGCCTGGCCGCGCTCTCCATGCAGATCTCCACGCGCCAGCGCAGCGAGGGCTCGCGCTCCAACATCTACCTACTGGCCGACCGCGACCTGCACTACCTGGCGGGCAACATGCGCCAGTGGCCCAAAGGGGTGACGCCCCGGGGGTTCCCCGAATGGCACACCATCCGCGTCACCTCGGAGCTGGACGGGCGCTCCACCGACGCCCGCGTGCGCGTGATCACCCTCATGGGCAAGGTGCACCTGCTGGTGGGGCGCGAACTCTCAGACGTGCTGCGCGCACGGGCCATCATGGCCTCGGCCATGGCCGTGGGCCTGCTGGTCACGGTGGTCATGGGCCTGGTATGGGGCAACGTGATGACGCGCAAGCTCCTGGAGCGTCTGGAGGCCATCAACAGCGCCAGCCAGGAGATCATGGGCGGCGCGCTCTCGCGGCGCATCCCCGTCTCGGGCGCGGGCGACGAGTTCGACCGCCTGGCCGCCAACCTCAACGACATGCTCGACCGCATCGGGGAACTGCTGGACACCGTGCGCCAGGTCTCGGACAACATCGCCCACGACCTGCGCAGCCCGCTCACAAGGCTGCGCTCGCGCCTGGAGCTGGCCCTGCTGGAGAAGCCCGACCCCGGGACCCAGCGCCACGCCATGGAGGAGGCCATCGCCCAGGCCGAATCCATCATCGCCACGTTCAACGCCCTGTTGACCATCGCGCGGGCCGAGTCGGCGGCGGCCAAGGCCGAGACCCAGGACATCGACCTCTCCGCCCTGGTGCGCGACGCGGCCGAACTCTACGAGCCCCTGGGCGAGGACAAGGGCCTGGAGATGCGCGTGGAGGTGGCGGACGCCCTGACGCTCACGGGCAACCGGCACCTGCTCTCCCAGGCCGTGGCCAACCTGCTGGACAACGCCGTGAAATACACGCCCGAGGGCGGGACGATCCTGGTGCGGGCCGCACGCATGGGAGACGGGGCCATCGCGCTGCGCGTGGCGGACACGGGCCCGGGCATCCCGGAGGAAGAGCGCGCCAACGTGCTCCGTCGCTTCTACCGTCTGGACCAGAGCCGGGGCACGCCGGGCTCGGGCCTGGGGCTCTCGCTGGTGGCGGCGGTGGCGCGGCTGCACGGGGCGCGCATGGAGCTCTCCGACGCCGGGCCGGGGCTGGCGGTGGAGTTGCGGTTTCCGGGGAGGGGGTGATGGAGGGGGGACTGTCAGGTTATAACCATCTCACTTCACACTAAAAACGAGACAACTTTTTCGGCACATGCTAATCATAACCCGTTGTAAAGCTGCTCGACTTAAGCCCCGAGTCTTGACCTGTCCGAGTATCCACCTCCTCGGATTGCCCCACGTTCAACTCGTAGTCGCCTACAGGACTCCCGTCACCTGGAACACCTTGCCCTCCCGCTGGTGGTAGAGGCTACCGTCCTGCTTGAAATACCCCCCTTTGGAAAAAGCGTTGGCTTGGGCGAAATCACCGATGCTGGCGGGCGGGGCGTCCGTCTGGAATGTCCCGCCCCCAAGATGAACGACAGTTCATCCCTCGGAAAGCTTCCTGTCATTCACAGCGATTAGTTCCTGGCATCACGGGACGCGACGCGACCCGAAACCAGGAGTGAACCATGCATCGGACGAATCTGTTCAAGCTCTCCCTCTTCAGCGCCCTCATCGTCCTGTTCGCGGCAGGGCAGGCCCTCGCGGAGCTGCCCAAGATCGCCGATCTGGCCGAAAAGGCCGGACCGGCCGTGGTGAACATCTTCACCGAAACCGCCCCCAAGCAGTCGCAGCGCCAGCCGCGCATGCAGATCCCCCGGGGCACCCCCTTCGACGACTTCTTCGAGCAGTTCGACCAGTACTTCAACCAGCATCCCCAGCAACAGCAGAAGCGCTCCCGCTCGCTGGGCTCGGGCTTCCTGATCTCCGCCGACGGCTACATCATCACCAACAACCACGTGGTGGAAAAGGCCGACAAGGTGAACGTGAAGCTCCAGAAGGGCGAAAAGGTCATCCAGGCCCGCGTGGTGGGCGCCGACCCCGAAACCGACCTGGCGCTCCTCAAGATCGACAACGGCAGCTCCCTGCCCTTCCTCAAGCTGGGCGACTCCGCCAAGCTGCGCGTGGGCGACTGGGTGGTGGCCATCGGCAACCCCTTCGGTCTGGCCCACACGGTCACGGCGGGCATCGTCTCGGCCAAGGGCCGCGTGATCGGCGCGGGACCTTATGACGACTTCATCCAGACCGACGCCTCCATCAACCCCGGCAACTCCGGCGGCCCGCTCCTGAACCTGGACGGCGAAGTGGTGGGCATCAACGCCGCCATCATCGCCTCGGGCCAGGGCATCGGCTTCGCCATCCCCTCCAACATCGCCAAGGACGTGGTGGCCCAGCTCAAGAGCAAGGGCAAGGTCAGCCGAGGCATGCTGGGCGTCACCATCCAGTCCGTGGACGAAAACACCGCCAAGGCCCTGGGCCTCTCCGACGCCAAGGGCGCCCTGGTGAGCCAGGTGGGACCCGGCAGCGCCGCCGAAAAGGCCGGCCTCGCCTCCGGAGACGTGATCATCGCCGTGAACGGACAGCCCGTGGCCGACTCCCACGACCTGACCACCCGCATCGGCAACATGAACCCCGGCGAGCCCGTCACCGTCACCTACCTGCGCAAGGGCAAGTCCCAGACCGCCAAGGTGACCCTCATGGAACGCGACGCCAAGGCCCTGGGCCAGATGGGCGACGACCCCGCCCAAGCCAAGGGCGGCGACACCCTCGGCATGACCCTCTCCGCCACCGACCCCCGCACCGGAAAGCCCGCCGGAGGCCTGCTGGTGGTGGACGTGACCCAGAACTCCGCCGCCGCCGAAGCCGGACT
This region includes:
- a CDS encoding UTP--glucose-1-phosphate uridylyltransferase → MIMDCMKTADPSMIEMFRPFGLKMEEQGIPPIVINVFKCYYARLLYGAQGKLSEEELLPLSERDVPHYEDLASYTDVGRQAMAHAVVIKLNGGLGTSMGLEKAKSLITVKDNMTFLDLILGQMKVLRERYGKPLPLLFMNSFKTHLDTMLKVQGFDNGTTGLPMAFLQHRYPKILHKDLAPATWPGNPELEWNPPGHGDLYTALITSKVLRKLLDRGFHYAFISNSDNLGAVMDERLLGYMAREGAPFLMEVAGRTTSDRKGGHLARLRNSGRLALREIAQCLERDVDAFQDIEKHRFFNTNSIWIDLRAMEKVFVANGMMPLDLILNPKTLDPRDHKSPAVIQIETAMGSAVSAFESALAVKVPRTRFAPVKTTSDLLVVMSDCYQVSPDKTVVPSPAVTGHMPVVHLDARHYKKIDDFTARFPHGAPSLTACERLDVKGDVLFQAGVRISGKTHVVNASEAQAVVAEGTALSGEVGL
- a CDS encoding winged helix-turn-helix domain-containing protein; translation: MRVLLVEDDPQAASYLLKGLKEQGLTAEHAADGREGLYKATAGGFDIIILDRMLPGMDGLSILKAVRAAGDTTPVLVLSALSDVDARVEGLRAGGDDYLTKPFAFAELMARVEALARRGRAEKPLTVLRVDGLELDLTARTVKREGRPIDLKPKEFALLEYFMRHAGQVVTRTMLLERVWDYAFDPQTNVIDVHVSRLRGKIDKDFEKPLLHTVRGAGYMLRDPAETP
- a CDS encoding sensor histidine kinase translates to MIRPKLLKTFSFRLALWYVALFAGSATVVFAFIWWAAVTFMVGQTDDSIESEIWNLAEQYDERGLAALSMQISTRQRSEGSRSNIYLLADRDLHYLAGNMRQWPKGVTPRGFPEWHTIRVTSELDGRSTDARVRVITLMGKVHLLVGRELSDVLRARAIMASAMAVGLLVTVVMGLVWGNVMTRKLLERLEAINSASQEIMGGALSRRIPVSGAGDEFDRLAANLNDMLDRIGELLDTVRQVSDNIAHDLRSPLTRLRSRLELALLEKPDPGTQRHAMEEAIAQAESIIATFNALLTIARAESAAAKAETQDIDLSALVRDAAELYEPLGEDKGLEMRVEVADALTLTGNRHLLSQAVANLLDNAVKYTPEGGTILVRAARMGDGAIALRVADTGPGIPEEERANVLRRFYRLDQSRGTPGSGLGLSLVAAVARLHGARMELSDAGPGLAVELRFPGRG
- a CDS encoding DegQ family serine endoprotease codes for the protein MHRTNLFKLSLFSALIVLFAAGQALAELPKIADLAEKAGPAVVNIFTETAPKQSQRQPRMQIPRGTPFDDFFEQFDQYFNQHPQQQQKRSRSLGSGFLISADGYIITNNHVVEKADKVNVKLQKGEKVIQARVVGADPETDLALLKIDNGSSLPFLKLGDSAKLRVGDWVVAIGNPFGLAHTVTAGIVSAKGRVIGAGPYDDFIQTDASINPGNSGGPLLNLDGEVVGINAAIIASGQGIGFAIPSNIAKDVVAQLKSKGKVSRGMLGVTIQSVDENTAKALGLSDAKGALVSQVGPGSAAEKAGLASGDVIIAVNGQPVADSHDLTTRIGNMNPGEPVTVTYLRKGKSQTAKVTLMERDAKALGQMGDDPAQAKGGDTLGMTLSATDPRTGKPAGGLLVVDVTQNSAAAEAGLRRGDVIVEINQRPVATPEEAASIIEKEGKARGAVVVLFKRQGQPVFRSIPVQ